A region from the Schistocerca serialis cubense isolate TAMUIC-IGC-003099 chromosome 1, iqSchSeri2.2, whole genome shotgun sequence genome encodes:
- the LOC126473413 gene encoding uncharacterized protein LOC126473413 has protein sequence MRRSVSRAALLLLLLITAASAHHSAAVGEEAAAADHAASGDAVPAVPAGARAAVAPVHPVAHSEGAADNKAAVPAAAGDARYADGDESGESEHIADVVAQDGSLSRVRKSCPPFGPCKQFCIEVRPRDPRQSPFIICEPPDHAKNPVPPYPFSPTYPYYPDYEYPYPPGPKEPLPPAPEPYPGYPYSPYYKAPYYKAPYPPPPLYYPLPVPVQSSQNSASSAAATATASTALQGLSSLVPHFRAVEEQKSSPVASKPNATPDSSEKPAASPSPSARSVYDPAYHAYPYAPPDLPVPAPCYADPRYLPPPGAQTPLALLQLFLRAESAEMMRQASGGSSEHSDSKSGPTKVNLPLENPKKSDSSVREAQMAPAYGAPFGSPFVPFGYQPMPYGYPTAPYGPANFQSSYYKSAEPKQSKPGAPPATPYAPQNPAVPPGTELPKDDVGAPPSPAANSVLKAGIPAPAAPGSPAPPSAASSPPASSPPAAGAAKDKPPAAPAGKPKSASEVDDQPKVAVNPLHRGYPHRYGYWGQPIAPGHLYGNQYQNYPGMHYGMM, from the exons ATGCGGCGCTCCGTCTCGcgcgccgcgctgctgctgctgctgctgataacCGCAGCGTCGGCACACCACAGCGCCGCCGTCGGCGAAGAGGCGGCCGCCGCCGACCACGCCGCGTCGGGCGACGCCGTACCCGCCGTCCCTGCCGGCGCCAGGGCCGCCGTCGCTCCGGTTCACCCCGTCGCCCACAGCGAAGGCGCCGCCGACAACAAAGCTGCGGTGCCCGCCGCAGCCGGCGACGCCCGCTACGCCGACGGAGACGAGAGTGGCGAGAGCGAGCACATCGCCGACGTCGTGGCGCAGGACGGCAGCCTGTCGCGGGTGAGAAAGTCGTGCCCTCCCTTCGGCCCGTGCAAGCAGTTCTGCATCGAAGTCCGGCCGCGAGATCCGCGCCAGTCGCCGTTCATCATCTGCGAGCCGCCCGACCACGCGAAGAACCCGGTCCCGCCCTATCCGTTCAGCCCCACGTATCCTTACTACCCGGATTACGAGTATCCTTACCCACCGGGGCCCAAGGAGCCACTTCCGCCGGCGCCAGAGCCGTATCCGGGGTACCCGTACTCGCCCTACTACAAGGCGCCCTACTACAAAGCGCCGTATCCCCCGCCCCCGCTTTACTACCCGCTACCAGTGCCGGTGCAGTCGTCGCAGAACTCGGCCTCCTCCGCAGCGGCCACGGCTACGGCGTCCACGGCTCTGCAGGGCCTCAGCAGCCTGGTGCCACATTTCCGCGCGGTGGAGGAGCAAAAGTCCTCGCCGGTGGCCAGCAAACCGAACGCTACTCCAGACTCGTCCGAGAAGCCGGCAGCGTCGCCTTCCCCCTCGGCCCGCAGCGTCTACGACCCGGCCTATCACGCCTACCCGTACGCGCCGCCGGATTTACCCGTGCCGGCGCCGTGCTATGCAGACCCCAGGTACCTGCCGCCTCCGGGCGCGCAGACGCCCCTAGCGCTGCTGCAGCTGTTCCTGC GGGCTGAATCCGCGGAGATGATGCGCCAGGCGAGCGGCGGGAGCTCCGAGCACAGTGACAGCAAATCCGGTCCTACGAAGGTCAACCTGCCCCTGGAGAATCCCAAGAAGAGCGACTCATCCGTCCGGGAAGCGCAGATGGCGCCCGCTTACGGAGCGCCCTTCGGCAGCCCGTTCGTGCCCTTCGGGTACCAGCCGATGCCGTACGGTTACCCAACTGCACCGTACGGTCCTGCCAACTTTCAGTCCAGTTACTACAAGTCAGCAGAGCCGAAGCAGTCCAAACCCGGAGCGCCGCCCGCCACTCCGTACGCCCCACAGAACCCGGCCGTCCCCCCGGGCACCGAGTTGCCTAAGGACGACGTAGGAGCGCCGCCGTCTCCGGCAGCCAACAGCGTCCTGAAAGCTGGCATCCCGGCTCCTGCGGCCCCCGGCAGCCCTGCGCCGCCTTCAGCTGCCTCGAGTCCACCGGCGTCTTCGCCGCCAGCTGCCGGGGCCGCCAAGGACAAACCGCCAGCCGCGCCGGCTGGCAAACCGAAATCCGCGTCGGAGGTAGATGACCAACCCAAGGTGGCCGTCAACCCACTACACAGAGGGTACCCGCATCGGTACGGCTATTGGGGTCAGCCTATAGCGCCTGGCCATCTCTACGGCAACCAGTACCAAAACTACCCCGGAATGCATTATGGTATGATGTAA